CACCCGGCGTGCCCGCTGCGCCCCCGAGCATTCCTGTTCCTTCATTGATGCCACACAGCCAGCGCTGCTCAAGGCTCTCAGGGCGGCGGGAGCCCACCCGGCCGGGTCAGGAATCGTGCGGTACTTCGAGAGCGAGGGGGAGGACACCTGGGATGTGGAGGTCTGCCAGCCCTTTACGATCGATGGACCCCTGCTGCTTCCAGAAGGGTTCGATGTGCTGACCCTCCCGGGAGGAACGGCGGCCTACACGGTGCATGGGGGGGATTGCGGCGGGGATTTCGGGCTGCAGGGAGCCTATGAAGCGGTCTGGAACTGGATCCGGGAACACGGCCACGAAACCCAGGGGCCCCCCTATGAGGTGTACCTGTTCGAACAGAGCAACACCGACGACACCGCCGATTACCGCACCGAAGTGGCCTGGCTGATCCGCTGAGCCAGGAAAGACCACTCCCGCACAACAACAGAAAACCCACGCAAGAGGTTTCGCCAGAAGCGAAGCCAAGGAGGAGTCATGTCTAAACGCAAGCTGGGAAACACAGGCATTCAGGTCAGCGCCCTCGGACTGGGCGGATGGACCATCGGAGGCCCCTTCCGGGGCGGCACCGACGAATGGGGTTACGGACCGGTGGACGACCGGGAATCCATCCAGGCGATCCATAGGGCGGTCGACCTGGGCGTGACCTTCTTTGACACCGCTGCCAATTATGGGGCTGGGCACAGTGAGAGGATTCTGGGAAAAGCCCTCGGCAGCCACAGGTCCAGCGTGGTGATCGCCACGAAGTTCGGCTACCGGGTGCTGGACGACCAGAAGCTGGTAGACGGTCCGGAGGTCCATCAGGAAGCCATCCGCCGCTCCTGCGAGGCCAGCCTGCGCAGGTTGGGTACGGAATACATCGACCTGTTCCTGTTCCATGTGGGCGACCATCCCGCGGATCAGGTGGATGAGGTGCTGGACACCCTGGAATCCCTGGTGGCGGAGGGCCACATCCGCGCCTATGGATGGAGCACCGATGATCCGGTGCGGGCCAGGGCTTTCACCGCCGGAAAGCACTGTGCGGCCATCCAGCACCAGCTCAACATCTTCGAGGACAATCCTGAAATGCTCAGGCTCTGCGAGGAGATTGGCATGGCCAGCATCAACCGGGGTCCTCTGGCAATGGGCCTGCTGACCGGAAAATACGCCAGAGGTGCACGCTTCGACTCCACCGACATTCGCGGTGCCAACGTACCCTGGATGAAGTACTTCCAGAACGGTCAGCCCAATCCTGAATGGCTTGCCCGCCTGGAGCAGGTGAAGGACATCCTCACCTCCCAGGGCCGGACCCTTGCCCAGGGCGCACTGGCCTGGCTGTGGGCACACAGCCCGGTGACCCTGCCAATTCCGGGATTCCGCACGGTAGCGCAGGCGGAGGAAAATGCCCGCGCCCTGGAATTCGGACCACTGACCCCGCGGCAGATGCAGGAGATCGACCGGATCCTCGGACGGGAGGATTTCAGGGCCCCCTCGCGCGGGAGCGGAGCTGAATCCGCAAGAGGCGGGTCCGCCGCCTGAGGCGCGGCGAGCGTGGGGCGATCGTACAGTGATTACGAGCGTAGATGCCTTCTGCCCGTCGCGGTGCCGCGCCCTCCTGTCACCAGCCTGGACGGTGGCGGCGGCTCCGAGCCTCGCTGACGGCTCTTCACTCGCCCGCCATTGTGTACTCGCCCGCTTCGAGCCGGGCGATGAGCCCCTCGGTGAACCTGGCGACCGCCGCCACGCTACCGGTCCAGAGTGTGAGCAGGTCCGCGGTGTGCGGCGGCTCGGCGCGCTGGGGGAACATGGGCAGCATCTTCTCGAGGCCCTCGCAGGCTGCGGTCGCTCGCTGATGCTGTGAGCGCAGCAGGGCGAGCACCCGCGTGCGAGGCAGGGCGGTCATGAACGCCACACCCGCGCCCAGCTCCTCGAGATCGAAGCTCGACAACGCCGCCTCGAGGCGCTCCAGGAATTCGGCCTCCCCCTCGCGGGTGAGCGAGAAGAGCTCACGGCCGGGCCCCTCGGCGCTCTCTTCCACCCCCAGCGCGCGCAACTTCCCCTCTTTCGTGAGCTGCTTGAGCGAGTGGTAGATGGAACCGGGCCGGACGCGCGTCCAGGTGTCTATCCGCCACGTGCCGAGCTCACGGTGCACGGCGTAACCATGGGCCTGTCCGCGCAGGCGCACCACTCCCAGGACGAACAGCCGCACGACGCTCATGCGGCGAAGACTATTCCAATTTGACTAGTCCGCCACCTTCTGTATGCTCTGGCTACTCAAATTTGAGGAGCGGCCATGCCTGGAGCCACCCTGCACGATGGAAGCACGTTGGAGTTCGAGGTCTTCGGAGAGGGCCCCGCGCTGCTGCTGCCGGTGAATCCCAGGCCTGTCGAGGGGGAACGGGCGGAGCTGCTGCGCGCCTATGGCAACGACCCCGCCCTGGGGAAGCACCTCATCGAAGGGCTCCAGGAGCGCCTGCGCGTGATCGCCTTCGACTACGAAGGTCACGTGCTCCGCGAGCCGAAGCCGGACACGCTGACGCCAGAGAACATCGTCAAGGATGTACTGGCGGTGGCGCAGGCGGCGGGTGCGTCACGGTTCGCGTACTACGGGTACTCGTGGTTGGGGCTGGTGGGACTGCAGCTCGCGCTCCGAACCGACCGGCTCTCCGCCCTGGTGATGGGTGGCTTTCCGCCGCTGGGGGGCCCCTACCGCGAGATGCTCCGCGTCACCCTCGCGGCCCACGAGAACGCGGGACGGCAGGCCAACGGTGACGAATGGTCCACCGAAGGGATTTCGAAAGAGCAGACGAAGCAGTTCGTCACCCTCTACACCGCCCTCCAGTCCTTCGACGACTCGGCGATCCAATCGCGGCTCCGGTGTTCGCGGCTGTGCTTCGCCGGGAGCAGGGACGAAATCCGTTACGGCAAGGAGTGGGGCGACGTGCTCGTCAGCCTGGCGGGGCCCCTGCTCCAAAGACGCTCGGAGCTCGAGGCGCTCGGGTGGGAGGTCCGCCTCCTCGACGGGCTGGACCACACCGCGGCCATGCAGCCCGGGAACGTGCTGCCAATCCTGCGATCGTGGCTGCTCGAGGCTCACTCCAGCTGAGGTGGGATCGAAGCCACCTACCAGGAAGCCATGAGCCTCCCCAACTGATTGTCGAGCGAACCTTTGGTTGGCTCAATCGCGAGAGACGTCTGTCCAAGGACTGCGATCGCAAGGAGGAGTCCTCCGAAGGCCGGAGACGGAAACCCTTCACGTGGTATGCTGTTCGATGCAAAGAAAGTGGCTGCGGTGGCCACATCCGCGAGATGGGAGACGCGTCATGAGCAACAAGAAGACGTGGGGAGATCAGGAGTTCTGGGGCTTGGGATTCGAGTTCGATCCACAATGGCTCCTGACCGACGAGCAGAAGAAGCTCCAGGCGGCGCTGATCGACCTTTGCCGGACCACGCTGCGCGTGAACGCCGTGGAGAGCGACAAGAAGCTTGTCTATCCGCGCAAGAACCTCGAGGCCCTGGCGAAGCTCGGCCTGCTCGGCCTCATCGTGCCGAAAGAACTGGGGGGGATGGGCCAGAACCACGTCTGTGCCGCGATGGTCGTCGAGACCATCGCGCGCTACGGCTGTGCGAGCACCGCCATGTGTTACACCATGCACCTGGGCGCGGTCGCCGCCGGTCTCCTCCGCCATCACGACAACCCGGTGCTGCAGGACATCTTCAAGCGCGTCGACAGGGACTGTCTCATCGGCACGCTGTCCTATTCCGACCCTGAAACCGGCTCGCACTTCTGGTATCCGGTCTCGTCGAGCGCCGAAGAGACACCGACGGGCTGGCGGGTGCGCAAGAAAGCCTCCTGGACCACCTCGGGCGGTTTCGCTGACTGGTACATCGTGCAGACCACCAGTCCCGATTTCGGCGGCAACTACGCGAACCTCTCCTGCTTCCTCATCATGAGCGACGAGGTGAAGTCCGATCCCGCCAACTGGGACGGTCTGGGGCTGCGCGGCAATCAATCCGGCCCGATAGAAATCGACAATGTGGAGATTCCGAGGAACCGGCTGGTCGGCCCGATCGGTGACGGCGCGACTTCCAACGACGAGTGCGTCGATCCCTTCTTCCTCCTGTGCTCGTCCGCCTGCTGGAATGGCATCGCGCTGGGCATGATCGACATCGCGAAGAAACATACGACCGGGAAGACCCACGTCGATGTCGGCATGCGCGTCGCCGACTACCCGACCATCCAGGACTACGTCGGCGAGTGCATCATGGACACCAACGCCGCACGCGCCCTCGACTATCAACTGGGCCAGGCCCTGGATGAGGCCACCAACAACTGCGACTGGTTCCTGCACAAGGATCCCGCCACCCTGCTCCGCACCCAGTTCCTGCACTGGATGTGGCAGGTGAAGTTCATCGCCGCGAAGAACGTCGCGCACGTCTCGGACAAGATGCTGCATGCCTGCGGCGGCACGGCCTACAAGCCGGCGCTTGGCATCGAACGCTATCTGCGTGACGCCAAGGCGGGCTGGGTCATGGGCCCGACCAACGAAGTGCTGCGTCAGTTCGTCGGCAAGATGGCCCTGCTCGGCACGCAGTCACTCGATTACTGGAACCAGACGATCAACGAGCGCGTGTTGAACAACGAGTTGAAGAAGCTCGACGCCGACGGCAAGCGCCAACTCGCCGAGAAGTTGCTCGCCGAAGCCAACGGTAGGAAGTCCTCGGCCGCCTGAGCCCACGTCGTCGAGGGTACCGATGAAAACGAGTCTCCCGGAGTGTCCGTCATGAATGCCGCTGTGCCCCGTGGCCTGCGGGTGCCAGGCTTGCGCACCTTGCCGGTGGGCGTCGAGCGCTACGTCGTCCCTGGTGGCGGCTCCATCGTCGTCGCGCTGTCCGCCGGAGATCGGCTGCGTGTGCTCGATCCCGAGGGCCGCCAACCGGGCGAGCTCGTGGTCTTCGATGCTCGAGGGCAATCGCGACCGGAGTTGCTGGGCGTGACGACCTCGAGCCGAGCGGACGGTCTGTTGAGTCTGCTCGAGGCCTCCGGCAACGAGGGAGAGGGTGTCATCTCGGCGCTGGCGCGGCGGGGGGTCGCGCTGCGGGACGCACGCGCCATTCCGGTGTTTGGGTTCGACACACCGGCGGGTGCCTCCGTGTCATACGTCGCCGAGGCCTCGGCCATTTGCGCCGTGGTCTCGGTCGGCGGGCCAATGGCCGTGGACGCGCACGATGCTCCGACCGAGCTCGTCGTCTTCATCGACCGCGCACAACCGGCCGCGCGCCGGCTCGTGGAACCCCCCGAACCCCTGGCCGAACCTCGGCTCGATCTCCGCGTCGACCGCGCGACCGCGCTCGCCTATGAGGCGTTCGAAGGCGAGTACATCCAGATCATCGACATCGAGGGCCGTCAGTGTTCGGACTTCCTGGCCTTCGATCGCGCGTGCCTCGAGGCAGGCCTCGAGATTGGCATCGATCCGACGTCGACGCGCTCGCTGACCGGCAAGGTCTACCCTGGCCCGGGGCTGCACTCGAAGTTCTTCGGCCAGGATCTGCAACCCCTGGTGGAGGTCGTCCAGGACACCTGCGGGCGTCACGACACCTTCGGACTGGCATGCTTCGCCAGGTTCTACGAAGACAAAGGCTACTTCGGCCACGCCAACTGTTCGGACAACTTCAACGCCGTGCTGGCACCGTACGGCTTGAGGACACGTCCTGGCTGGACGGCCATCAATCTCTTCTACAACACCTTCCTGGACGCCCAGAACGCCATCTATCTGGATGACCCCTGGTCGAGGCCGGGTGATTACGTGCTGATGCGGGCCTCGCGCGACCTGGTGTGCGGCTCATCGGCCTGTCCCGACGACATCGATCCGACCAATGCCTGGAACCCGACCGACATCCAGGTGCGTGTCTACCCGGCCAGGAATCTCTTCAAGAAAGCGATTGCCTTCAGAATGACTCCCGACGCGGAACCCAGACTCACCAAGGAAACCGGCTTCCATCCGCGCACCTCACTGCTCACACGCAACCTGGTGGAATACCGTGGCTACTGGCTCCCGGCTTGTTACACCGGCAAGGGACCGACCGAGGAGTACTACGCGTGTCGCGAGAAGGCGGTGGTGATGGACCTGTCGCCGTTGCGCAAATTCGAGGTCCTCGGTCCGGATGCCGAGGCCCTGCTGCAACTCACACTGACGCGCGACATCCGCCGTGTCGGCGTGGGCCACGTGGTCTACAGCGCCATGTGCTACCCGACCGGCGGCATGATCGACGACGGAACGCTGTTCCGGCTCGGCGCCGACAATTTCCGCTGGATCTGCGGTGAGGAATACGGCGGCGTATGGCTGCGCGAACAAGCCGAACGACGTGGCCTGCGCGTCTGGGTCAAGTCGTCCACGGATCAGCTTCACAACATCGCGGTGCAGGGCCCGAACAGCCGGGAGATCCTGCGCGAAGTGGTGTGGACGGGAGCCACGCAGCCCACCCTGGACGAGCTCGGCTGGTTCCGCTTCCTCATCGGACGCATCGGCGGACCGACTGGCATTCCGATCATCGTCTCGCGGACCGGCTATACCGGCGAGCTCGGCTACGAGGTCTGGTGTCACCCGACGCAGGCGCCCGCGGTGTGGGACGCCGTCTGGAAGGCCGGCGAGCCGCGCGGCCTCATGCCCCTGGGTCTGGATGCGCTCAACATGCTGCGCATCGAAGCCGGGCTGATCTTCGCCGGTTACGAATTCAACGATCAGACCGACCCCTTCGAGGCAGGCATTGGATTCACCGTACCACTCAAGAGCAAGGAGGAGGACTTCATCGGTCGCGAGGCCTTGATGGAGCGCAAGGCACATCCGCAGCGCCAGCTGGTCGGGCTGGAGCTCGAAGGCAACGAGCCAGCGGGTCACGGTGACCGCGTGTATGCCGGCCGAGCACAGATAGGCACCGTCACCAGCGGTACGCGCTCGCCCCTGCTGCGCAAGAACATCGCGCTGGCACGCATGGACGTGAAGTACGTGGCGATGGGGACCGAAGTCGAGATTGGCAAGCTCGACGGTCACCAGAAGCGCATTCCGGCAACCGTCGTACGATTTCCCTTCTATGACCCGGACAAGAGCCGGGTACGCGCCTGAACCCTGGGCATGCCCCGGTTTTGTGGACATACCTCATAAGTTGGCTACACGGAACTCCAGGCCACAAACCTGGAGGCGCCTATTCATGCCCGCCCTGGCTCCGATGCGCCTTGCTGGCTGCGGCATTCCGGTTGCGCGGCAGAACGAACTGAAACCTTGCTCCATGGCCCGGTCCATCGCTGTGCGCCTCTATCTTCCCGCCGAGTGACTGGACACTCACTGCGGCGCTGTGCAGTCCATAGCCGTGGCCACCTTCCCTGGTGGTGAAACCAGAGGCGAAGAGCTTCTCTTTCAATCCTTCATCAAAACCCACCCCATTATCAACCACGGCCACCGTCGTATGGTTCTCGTCCTGTCGGATCGAGATCCTGGTGCATGGATTTGCTTCGGGGGGCATCTCCCCTATCGCGTTCTTCGCCGAGATGGCGCTGCGAGAGGTCTCCAATGCACGATTCCGCTCCGTCAGATGGTGATACAGAGCGGCATTGTCCAGGGCGACCGCGGCCTGGGACGCGAGGATCTCGACGATGTCCTGGCGTGCTTCGCTGAATGCGTGGGTCGAGAGCGAATTCTCGAGGTAGAGAATCCCGTGCTGGCGCTCGCGATGGATGAGGGGGAGGCATAGCACCGAGTGCAATCCTCGGCTGCGCACCACTGCGTCATCGGCATAGGGACTCTGGATGCTGGCATCGTCAATGACGACGGGCTTGAGCGTGCGGCGGACGTAGTTGAGCACGCTCTCAGGCAGCTCTTCGGGCGCGCGCTGCTCCATCTGGGTCTGGCCGCGGATGAGCCAGCCCACTCCCTCCTGGAAGTCCACGAGAGCCGCATACTGGGCGCCGGCATTCTCCTGGATGATGCGCAGCATCGTGTGGAGGAGTTCGGCCTGGACGAGCTCGCTCGAGATGGCGCGGGCTGCCCGGATGATGGAGAGGAGATCGAGATTGAAGGTGGGAACCGTCGAGGACTGGCCGGAACCCAAATCGGAGCTGGAGCCGACGGGGGGCTCCGGGAATTCAGTCCGCGAAATGTGCTTCGCCAGCGCGGCAACCTTGCCCTGGGCCCCCCAGGCATCATAGAGCTGTCGCGCGCGCTTCAGGTGCATGCGTGCATACTCCGGCTTGTGCTGAGTCTCCCAGAAGAGGCCGATGCGCTCGTTGGCTACAGCCTCTTCCCGGATGAATCCCTGCTCGCGGGCACCCTCGATGGCGGCCTGGTAGAGCTCAACGGCTTGCCAGCGGTCTCCGCGGACGCGAGCCCGCTCCGCCTCTACCAGCTCTCCCAGGAGGCGGCGGATCGCCATGAAGGCGGCCTCCTGGTTCTCGGTCTCGGGGGTGCTGGGGAAGGAGATGCCGAGCTCTGCTAGCCGTGCAGGCCCAGGTTGAGAGCCGCGGCGAGGCGATTCTGGGCCTGGCAGGCCTGGATCTTGAGCTCATGGACCTGGATCACATCCATCAACTGGTGGGCATGAGACAGCGCCTCGCGCGCGTAGCGCTCCATGCGCTCGTGTCCACCACTCAGGTAGGCGGCCTCCACCATTTCCACGTGAAGTCCCCGGGACAGCTCGTAATCCTCCTGCCAGCTTCCTTCGTGGAGGAGGGTGAGTCCATTCTCCAGGTACTGCACCGCTGGGCCGGCGATGTTGAAGATGAGGTCCGGGCTGTAGGCCTCGAG
The Archangium lipolyticum genome window above contains:
- a CDS encoding MerR family transcriptional regulator, with protein sequence MAQRLTRKALRVYAEQGLLRPVHTDPLSGYHYYSFSQLEDARRITRLRDFNMSLEDIREALRAWQASELSSLLQQQQRKLQAQQEDIQRVLSDLRAFMQAERPLYQVNTKKVLPQRCITRRARCAPEHSCSFIDATQPALLKALRAAGAHPAGSGIVRYFESEGEDTWDVEVCQPFTIDGPLLLPEGFDVLTLPGGTAAYTVHGGDCGGDFGLQGAYEAVWNWIREHGHETQGPPYEVYLFEQSNTDDTADYRTEVAWLIR
- a CDS encoding aldo/keto reductase codes for the protein MSKRKLGNTGIQVSALGLGGWTIGGPFRGGTDEWGYGPVDDRESIQAIHRAVDLGVTFFDTAANYGAGHSERILGKALGSHRSSVVIATKFGYRVLDDQKLVDGPEVHQEAIRRSCEASLRRLGTEYIDLFLFHVGDHPADQVDEVLDTLESLVAEGHIRAYGWSTDDPVRARAFTAGKHCAAIQHQLNIFEDNPEMLRLCEEIGMASINRGPLAMGLLTGKYARGARFDSTDIRGANVPWMKYFQNGQPNPEWLARLEQVKDILTSQGRTLAQGALAWLWAHSPVTLPIPGFRTVAQAEENARALEFGPLTPRQMQEIDRILGREDFRAPSRGSGAESARGGSAA
- a CDS encoding PadR family transcriptional regulator, producing MSVVRLFVLGVVRLRGQAHGYAVHRELGTWRIDTWTRVRPGSIYHSLKQLTKEGKLRALGVEESAEGPGRELFSLTREGEAEFLERLEAALSSFDLEELGAGVAFMTALPRTRVLALLRSQHQRATAACEGLEKMLPMFPQRAEPPHTADLLTLWTGSVAAVARFTEGLIARLEAGEYTMAGE
- a CDS encoding alpha/beta fold hydrolase; the protein is MPGATLHDGSTLEFEVFGEGPALLLPVNPRPVEGERAELLRAYGNDPALGKHLIEGLQERLRVIAFDYEGHVLREPKPDTLTPENIVKDVLAVAQAAGASRFAYYGYSWLGLVGLQLALRTDRLSALVMGGFPPLGGPYREMLRVTLAAHENAGRQANGDEWSTEGISKEQTKQFVTLYTALQSFDDSAIQSRLRCSRLCFAGSRDEIRYGKEWGDVLVSLAGPLLQRRSELEALGWEVRLLDGLDHTAAMQPGNVLPILRSWLLEAHSS
- a CDS encoding acyl-CoA dehydrogenase family protein; translation: MSNKKTWGDQEFWGLGFEFDPQWLLTDEQKKLQAALIDLCRTTLRVNAVESDKKLVYPRKNLEALAKLGLLGLIVPKELGGMGQNHVCAAMVVETIARYGCASTAMCYTMHLGAVAAGLLRHHDNPVLQDIFKRVDRDCLIGTLSYSDPETGSHFWYPVSSSAEETPTGWRVRKKASWTTSGGFADWYIVQTTSPDFGGNYANLSCFLIMSDEVKSDPANWDGLGLRGNQSGPIEIDNVEIPRNRLVGPIGDGATSNDECVDPFFLLCSSACWNGIALGMIDIAKKHTTGKTHVDVGMRVADYPTIQDYVGECIMDTNAARALDYQLGQALDEATNNCDWFLHKDPATLLRTQFLHWMWQVKFIAAKNVAHVSDKMLHACGGTAYKPALGIERYLRDAKAGWVMGPTNEVLRQFVGKMALLGTQSLDYWNQTINERVLNNELKKLDADGKRQLAEKLLAEANGRKSSAA
- a CDS encoding DUF1989 domain-containing protein encodes the protein MNAAVPRGLRVPGLRTLPVGVERYVVPGGGSIVVALSAGDRLRVLDPEGRQPGELVVFDARGQSRPELLGVTTSSRADGLLSLLEASGNEGEGVISALARRGVALRDARAIPVFGFDTPAGASVSYVAEASAICAVVSVGGPMAVDAHDAPTELVVFIDRAQPAARRLVEPPEPLAEPRLDLRVDRATALAYEAFEGEYIQIIDIEGRQCSDFLAFDRACLEAGLEIGIDPTSTRSLTGKVYPGPGLHSKFFGQDLQPLVEVVQDTCGRHDTFGLACFARFYEDKGYFGHANCSDNFNAVLAPYGLRTRPGWTAINLFYNTFLDAQNAIYLDDPWSRPGDYVLMRASRDLVCGSSACPDDIDPTNAWNPTDIQVRVYPARNLFKKAIAFRMTPDAEPRLTKETGFHPRTSLLTRNLVEYRGYWLPACYTGKGPTEEYYACREKAVVMDLSPLRKFEVLGPDAEALLQLTLTRDIRRVGVGHVVYSAMCYPTGGMIDDGTLFRLGADNFRWICGEEYGGVWLREQAERRGLRVWVKSSTDQLHNIAVQGPNSREILREVVWTGATQPTLDELGWFRFLIGRIGGPTGIPIIVSRTGYTGELGYEVWCHPTQAPAVWDAVWKAGEPRGLMPLGLDALNMLRIEAGLIFAGYEFNDQTDPFEAGIGFTVPLKSKEEDFIGREALMERKAHPQRQLVGLELEGNEPAGHGDRVYAGRAQIGTVTSGTRSPLLRKNIALARMDVKYVAMGTEVEIGKLDGHQKRIPATVVRFPFYDPDKSRVRA
- a CDS encoding GAF domain-containing protein, which produces MAIRRLLGELVEAERARVRGDRWQAVELYQAAIEGAREQGFIREEAVANERIGLFWETQHKPEYARMHLKRARQLYDAWGAQGKVAALAKHISRTEFPEPPVGSSSDLGSGQSSTVPTFNLDLLSIIRAARAISSELVQAELLHTMLRIIQENAGAQYAALVDFQEGVGWLIRGQTQMEQRAPEELPESVLNYVRRTLKPVVIDDASIQSPYADDAVVRSRGLHSVLCLPLIHRERQHGILYLENSLSTHAFSEARQDIVEILASQAAVALDNAALYHHLTERNRALETSRSAISAKNAIGEMPPEANPCTRISIRQDENHTTVAVVDNGVGFDEGLKEKLFASGFTTREGGHGYGLHSAAVSVQSLGGKIEAHSDGPGHGARFQFVLPRNRNAAASKAHRSQGGHE